From Streptomyces sp. NBC_01460, a single genomic window includes:
- a CDS encoding lipopolysaccharide biosynthesis protein, with amino-acid sequence MTESPEQQPAVPGRFRRLRPASAPPSWWPLPVCVLLGAACGFSYGTLATPRYAATSYAMVTAGKDVDPAAALGYAQSYGRLATSDATLTYARGAAGEPVRELRTHVRSETSPDSPMIAVTGTSADRGRAADIANAVAEAVVVSSGHVAKETGVKLIKFSHAVPPVDPVSPSVPLGTAVGASAGGLLGGLVLLVRPRPGRRGATAQVPGPSQGGTAEERELVR; translated from the coding sequence ATGACCGAGTCGCCCGAGCAGCAGCCGGCCGTCCCCGGACGGTTCCGCAGGCTACGCCCCGCATCCGCACCGCCCAGTTGGTGGCCCCTGCCCGTCTGCGTCCTGCTCGGAGCCGCCTGCGGGTTCTCGTACGGCACGCTCGCCACACCCCGGTACGCGGCCACCAGCTACGCCATGGTCACCGCCGGCAAGGACGTCGACCCGGCCGCGGCGCTGGGGTACGCGCAGTCGTACGGACGGCTGGCCACCAGTGACGCGACCCTCACGTACGCCAGGGGGGCCGCCGGGGAGCCGGTGCGCGAACTGCGTACCCACGTACGGTCCGAGACCTCCCCCGACTCGCCGATGATCGCGGTCACCGGGACGTCGGCCGACCGGGGCCGCGCCGCGGACATCGCCAACGCGGTGGCGGAGGCCGTGGTCGTCAGCAGCGGCCACGTCGCGAAGGAGACCGGGGTGAAGCTGATCAAGTTCTCCCACGCCGTGCCGCCGGTCGACCCCGTGTCCCCCTCGGTGCCGCTCGGCACGGCCGTCGGCGCGAGCGCGGGCGGACTCCTCGGCGGGCTGGTCCTGCTCGTCCGCCCCCGCCCCGGACGCCGGGGCGCCACGGCGCAGGTACCGGGTCCGTCCCAGGGCGGCACCGCAGAGGAAAGGGAGCTCGTGCGATGA
- a CDS encoding GNAT family N-acetyltransferase, whose translation MNIDHRGRLTVTLCRDLPDFADLAPEWDALHRRCPTATPFQSHAWLHSWWLSYGTSGRLRVLLARRDGRLIGAAPLMLAHRPMPLLVPMGGSISDFFDILVDGEDAVAAVTALERGLHRAAAHAVVDLREVRPDASANLLFDAWSGARSSLTDSTCMELPAEPIEALIGRMTGSRAQRARAKLRRIDTLGIECRPAPVHRVASAIGTLLRLHELQWLGRGVNPEHLRPRFCAHLVRSTRRMVRDGEASVREFVLDGEVVAADLSFRSAQLTGGYLYGADPRLRERKVDVSSMLLREIAREAGGLDRGVLSLLRGAEQYKGNWSPVPVVNQRLLLARSALDPLLRLREAQVTVRDRAAETVKSRFPAARGWRGRLSELPAAGLAFIGRS comes from the coding sequence ATGAACATTGACCACCGTGGACGGCTCACCGTCACCCTCTGCCGGGACCTCCCCGACTTCGCGGACCTCGCGCCGGAGTGGGACGCGCTGCACCGCCGCTGCCCCACCGCCACACCGTTCCAGAGCCACGCGTGGCTCCACTCCTGGTGGCTCTCCTACGGGACCTCCGGCCGGCTCAGGGTCCTCCTGGCGCGCCGGGACGGTCGGCTGATCGGCGCGGCCCCGCTGATGCTCGCGCACCGCCCGATGCCGCTGCTGGTGCCGATGGGCGGCTCGATCTCCGACTTCTTCGACATCCTGGTGGACGGCGAGGACGCCGTAGCGGCCGTCACCGCGCTGGAGCGCGGGCTCCACCGGGCCGCCGCGCACGCCGTCGTGGACCTGCGTGAGGTGCGGCCCGACGCCTCGGCGAACCTGCTGTTCGACGCGTGGTCCGGCGCCCGGAGCAGCCTCACGGACTCGACCTGCATGGAACTGCCCGCCGAGCCGATCGAGGCGCTCATCGGCCGGATGACCGGCTCACGCGCCCAGCGGGCCCGCGCCAAGCTGCGCAGGATCGACACCCTGGGCATCGAGTGCCGGCCGGCGCCGGTGCACCGCGTCGCGAGCGCGATCGGCACGCTGCTGCGCCTGCACGAACTCCAGTGGCTCGGCAGAGGCGTCAACCCGGAGCACCTGCGGCCCCGCTTCTGCGCCCACCTGGTGCGCTCCACCCGCCGGATGGTGCGCGACGGGGAGGCCTCGGTCAGGGAGTTCGTCCTCGACGGGGAGGTGGTGGCTGCCGACCTGTCCTTCCGGTCCGCCCAGTTGACCGGGGGCTACCTCTACGGGGCCGATCCCCGGCTCAGGGAACGGAAGGTGGACGTCTCCTCGATGCTGCTCCGCGAGATCGCGCGGGAGGCCGGGGGCCTGGACCGCGGGGTGCTGAGTCTGCTGCGCGGCGCGGAGCAGTACAAGGGCAACTGGAGTCCCGTGCCGGTCGTCAACCAGCGTCTGCTGCTGGCCCGTTCCGCCCTGGACCCGCTGCTGCGGCTGCGCGAGGCCCAGGTGACGGTCCGGGACCGCGCCGCGGAGACGGTGAAGTCCCGCTTCCCCGCCGCCCGGGGCTGGCGTGGCCGGCTGAGTGAGCTCCCGGCCGCCGGGCTTGCGTTCATCGGCCGGAGTTGA